The Lacrimispora xylanolytica genome has a segment encoding these proteins:
- a CDS encoding D-isomer specific 2-hydroxyacid dehydrogenase family protein — protein MKLLAYNVRGDEAAFFQTFAKKYGVELHTLPYSPTLENAGNTEGCDAVSIVTSSITKGILERWKASGIRYVSTRTIGYDHIDIEAAKSLQIPVSTVNYTQASVAEYTVMLILMALRRVKTIMTRGLVQDFSLANVRGRELRTCTVGIIGAGRIGEAVIHRLRGFGCKILVYTPHPKEELASLVSFVPLDELLQESDVISLHVPATSETEHLIGEKEIEAMKDGVVLINAARGSLIDTKALIGGLEAGKIGAAALDVLENEKRIFYKDCKYKVLSNRELAILQSMPNVIITPHTAFYTDEAVSDMVEYSILSCQYELQGKENPWRVI, from the coding sequence ATGAAGCTATTAGCATATAACGTCCGTGGGGACGAAGCCGCATTTTTTCAAACGTTTGCTAAGAAGTATGGGGTGGAGCTGCATACGTTGCCTTACAGTCCCACATTAGAGAACGCAGGAAATACAGAAGGCTGTGACGCTGTCAGTATAGTTACCTCATCCATTACCAAAGGCATTCTTGAGAGATGGAAAGCAAGTGGAATCCGCTATGTATCCACTCGTACCATAGGCTATGATCATATTGATATAGAAGCGGCCAAGTCCCTTCAAATACCTGTTTCCACTGTAAACTATACCCAGGCCAGTGTGGCAGAGTATACAGTAATGCTCATCCTGATGGCACTTAGAAGAGTGAAGACAATTATGACCCGTGGGCTGGTTCAGGATTTTTCTCTTGCCAATGTACGGGGGAGGGAGCTTCGCACCTGTACCGTTGGTATTATTGGGGCTGGAAGAATTGGAGAGGCGGTAATTCACCGGCTTCGCGGCTTTGGCTGTAAGATACTGGTCTATACACCCCACCCCAAAGAAGAACTCGCTTCCTTAGTATCCTTTGTTCCCTTAGATGAGCTTTTGCAGGAAAGTGATGTAATATCTCTTCATGTGCCTGCCACCTCAGAGACAGAGCACCTCATAGGAGAAAAGGAAATAGAAGCGATGAAGGACGGAGTAGTTTTAATTAATGCTGCCCGTGGCTCACTGATTGATACCAAGGCATTGATCGGAGGGCTTGAAGCAGGGAAAATTGGTGCAGCAGCCTTAGATGTGCTGGAGAATGAAAAAAGAATTTTCTATAAGGATTGTAAATATAAAGTGCTCTCTAACCGGGAGCTGGCCATCCTGCAATCCATGCCAAATGTAATTATCACTCCTCACACAGCCTTTTATACGGATGAAGCAGTAAGCGATATGGTGGAGTATTCTATTTTAAGCTGTCAATATGAATTACAGGGAAAGGAAAATCCCTGGAGAGTCATATAA
- a CDS encoding sensor histidine kinase gives MKLTLKNTLIVSYSAIALLIIFALSILFNLTADDIFEQYARKQQRNQMEQIKTQIDQLYNSKTEMYEKEGIEIIGYAALQNGMIIHVQSTNKQIDWDAKSHRAEECNIVLRHAENTMQRKYPNFNGSYLEETFTLKQKDKVTGTLKIGYYGPYSLNDQELSLMKDLNSSLLFIGGAAIFLVIVLGFLIAWIVTKPITSVICLAQKIAGGEYGAQTKTRSPVVETNKLIDSINEMSKALEMEEKQKRQITTDVAHELRTPLTNLQSHMEAMIDGVWEATESRLESCHGEILRLVKIVDQLKELYDLENRNQILDQTMFEFEEMNQAVFRDFELKAKEKEINLLQIVPEKSPVYADYNRFKQCMVNLISNALAYTPRGGTITVEYKNNGKQIRVLVYDTGIGFPNTDLPYLFDRFYRVDKSRSKKTGGMGIGLSITKAIVEKHGGKITAENGPDKGAVFTIILPLK, from the coding sequence ATGAAATTAACCTTAAAAAACACTTTAATTGTATCCTATTCAGCCATTGCACTGCTCATAATTTTTGCCCTCAGCATCCTATTCAATTTAACGGCAGATGATATTTTTGAACAGTATGCGAGAAAACAGCAAAGAAATCAGATGGAACAGATCAAGACTCAAATTGATCAGTTATATAATTCAAAGACAGAAATGTATGAGAAAGAAGGAATTGAAATCATTGGCTATGCTGCCTTGCAAAATGGCATGATCATTCATGTCCAGTCAACCAACAAGCAAATTGACTGGGATGCGAAAAGCCACCGGGCGGAAGAGTGTAACATAGTACTGAGACATGCGGAAAATACCATGCAACGGAAATATCCCAATTTTAATGGCAGCTATTTAGAAGAAACCTTTACACTGAAACAGAAAGACAAAGTCACAGGAACGCTGAAAATAGGCTATTATGGACCGTATTCACTAAACGATCAGGAGCTGAGTCTGATGAAAGATTTAAACAGCTCTCTTTTGTTTATCGGGGGTGCGGCTATTTTTCTTGTAATCGTACTGGGCTTTTTAATCGCGTGGATCGTAACAAAACCCATTACAAGTGTCATTTGCCTGGCTCAGAAAATTGCCGGAGGAGAATACGGTGCACAGACAAAAACTCGTTCTCCTGTCGTGGAAACAAATAAATTAATAGATTCCATTAATGAAATGTCCAAGGCTCTTGAAATGGAGGAAAAACAAAAACGGCAGATCACTACCGATGTGGCCCATGAGCTTCGTACTCCTTTAACCAATCTTCAAAGCCATATGGAGGCAATGATAGATGGTGTATGGGAAGCAACGGAGAGCCGTCTGGAGAGCTGCCATGGAGAAATCCTGCGACTGGTAAAGATTGTGGACCAATTAAAGGAACTGTATGATCTGGAGAATCGAAATCAGATCCTGGATCAGACCATGTTTGAATTTGAAGAAATGAATCAGGCTGTATTCCGGGATTTTGAGTTAAAGGCAAAAGAAAAGGAAATTAATCTGCTTCAGATCGTACCAGAAAAATCACCTGTGTACGCCGATTATAACCGATTCAAGCAGTGCATGGTAAATCTGATTTCCAATGCATTGGCCTACACCCCCAGAGGCGGGACGATCACGGTGGAATACAAAAATAATGGGAAGCAGATACGGGTACTGGTATATGATACTGGAATTGGTTTTCCAAATACGGATTTGCCCTATTTGTTCGACCGGTTTTACCGGGTGGATAAATCAAGAAGCAAGAAGACCGGAGGGATGGGAATTGGTCTATCAATTACAAAGGCTATTGTAGAAAAACATGGAGGGAAGATAACAGCAGAAAACGGCCCGGACAAAGGAGCTGTCTTTACAATCATCCTGCCACTGAAATAA
- a CDS encoding response regulator transcription factor, protein MKKNRTILIVDDEEKIVEVLQAYLEKAGYDILCAYDGANAMELFRNHDVSLVILDLMLPDIMGEQICQMIRMNSRVPIIMVSAKTEEQDLIKGLNVGADDYIFKPFSPRTVVAKIEAVLRRVESDQLTGVPLFFRQGELVIDFENRNVKIRGREAGLTPTEYKIFITLAKAPNRTFTREQLITFALDDNFDGYDRSIDTYIKSIRTKIEDNRKKPVYIITVHGMGYKFAGAEL, encoded by the coding sequence ATGAAAAAGAACCGAACCATCCTGATTGTGGATGATGAAGAAAAAATAGTGGAAGTTTTACAGGCATACTTAGAGAAAGCGGGATATGATATTCTTTGTGCTTATGACGGAGCCAATGCCATGGAACTGTTTCGGAATCATGACGTTTCTCTGGTTATCTTAGACCTGATGCTGCCGGATATTATGGGGGAACAGATTTGTCAGATGATTCGCATGAATTCCCGGGTACCCATCATTATGGTGTCCGCAAAGACGGAAGAGCAGGATCTCATTAAGGGACTGAACGTGGGAGCGGACGATTATATCTTTAAACCATTCAGCCCAAGAACGGTAGTCGCAAAGATTGAAGCGGTCTTAAGAAGAGTGGAAAGTGACCAGCTTACAGGCGTTCCTCTTTTCTTTCGTCAGGGAGAATTGGTCATTGATTTTGAGAACCGGAATGTGAAAATCAGGGGAAGAGAAGCCGGGCTTACCCCTACGGAGTATAAGATTTTCATTACCCTTGCCAAAGCCCCAAACAGGACATTTACCAGAGAGCAGTTAATTACCTTTGCTCTCGATGATAATTTTGATGGTTATGACAGAAGCATTGATACTTATATTAAAAGCATCCGAACAAAGATCGAAGACAACAGGAAAAAACCAGTTTATATTATCACAGTCCATGGGATGGGATATAAATTTGCCGGAGCAGAGCTATGA
- a CDS encoding phosphatase PAP2 family protein, translating into MVEFITKIDWTVLYWIRDTFHCPALDFLMPKITWLGNSGFIWLLTAFVLLCTMRYRTYGITLLVGLMAGLLIGNLLLKNLIGRSRPNWIEDTITLLITNPTDYSFPSGHTLSSAISATILTMSNRKFGYIAIPLACLIAFSRLYLFVHFPSDVLGAALMGSLIGALVFIGIRRMMDKKYSMKS; encoded by the coding sequence ATGGTAGAATTCATTACAAAGATTGATTGGACAGTTTTATATTGGATACGAGATACGTTTCACTGTCCTGCACTGGATTTTTTAATGCCTAAGATTACATGGCTAGGAAACAGTGGATTTATTTGGCTCCTGACAGCATTTGTATTATTGTGTACCATGCGATACAGAACCTATGGAATTACGCTTCTTGTTGGACTGATGGCAGGGCTTTTGATTGGAAATCTGCTTCTGAAAAATTTGATTGGCCGTTCAAGGCCCAACTGGATAGAAGATACGATTACACTTTTAATTACAAATCCAACCGACTATTCCTTTCCGTCAGGACATACCCTTTCCTCAGCCATTTCAGCCACCATTCTTACGATGAGCAATAGAAAGTTTGGTTATATAGCCATCCCGCTGGCCTGTTTGATTGCCTTTTCAAGGTTATATCTATTTGTTCACTTTCCCAGTGATGTTCTAGGGGCAGCTTTGATGGGTTCCCTGATTGGAGCACTGGTCTTTATTGGTATAAGACGTATGATGGATAAGAAATATAGTATGAAATCATAG
- a CDS encoding hydrogenase maturation nickel metallochaperone HypA gives MHELGVLNSMVHTIERIVKEQNVTEVHKLVIEVGELSGIVPRYLEKSWPAASYKTFMEKTELELIVIPGIVKCKNCNRVFNAVYNDLNCPDCNGRDMEILEGDDMVIKEIVCN, from the coding sequence ATGCATGAGCTTGGTGTATTAAATTCTATGGTTCATACCATTGAGCGCATTGTAAAGGAACAGAACGTAACAGAAGTTCACAAGCTTGTCATTGAAGTTGGTGAGCTTTCCGGTATCGTCCCCAGGTACTTGGAAAAAAGCTGGCCAGCAGCTTCTTATAAGACGTTTATGGAAAAAACTGAGCTGGAGCTCATCGTCATTCCCGGCATTGTGAAATGTAAAAACTGCAACAGGGTTTTTAATGCAGTATACAACGACTTAAACTGCCCTGATTGCAACGGAAGGGATATGGAAATTCTGGAGGGCGATGACATGGTGATAAAGGAAATTGTATGTAATTAA
- a CDS encoding nitrite/sulfite reductase, with product MVKTLDEILLGEIDGFRELGHKFLTGEVSKMDFKGASGGMGVYAHRNGKECMIRFRIHSGIAEIHALQFIYDYAAKYGGKDIHLTTRQAIQLHGINIDQVCEVMEAGIKRGVYTRGSGGNFPRNVAISPLSGVEKGEAFDVSPYALAVGDHFLQKIYTYKLPRKLKVSFSNNAEDESHAGAVDLGFVAVIEDGKEYFKVYVAGGLGRNSKLGLEYPELIQPEDVLYHVEAATRIFMSEGDYQNKNKARMRYIVDRMGAEEFMKCYKEHLKDVKEKEVLTLSIDKKDYNKAGVKTDVKSSRLTEQKQEGLYCVYVHPVGGQLSLDDLKLMIELLKDIPEAEMRLAMSEGFYIRNLNGPEAEKVLDLTKHIGGETRLERSVACIGVPTCQIGILESQETLKEVIAYFKEKNFTEDVLPQIHISGCPNSCSAHEIGVIGFCGKKLNVQGEVKDAFELHLGGKLGVGEAKLADYCGDITRENLPEFLYEIGLDLIKTKKEFYHWLEDCKPQVEGILDRYMIK from the coding sequence ATGGTGAAGACATTAGATGAAATATTATTGGGTGAAATTGATGGTTTTAGAGAATTAGGTCATAAATTCCTGACAGGTGAAGTAAGCAAGATGGATTTTAAAGGAGCCTCCGGCGGCATGGGAGTATACGCCCATAGAAATGGCAAGGAATGTATGATTCGATTTCGAATCCATTCCGGGATAGCCGAGATTCATGCTCTCCAGTTTATTTATGATTATGCTGCAAAATATGGGGGAAAGGATATCCATCTTACAACACGTCAGGCAATCCAGCTTCATGGAATTAATATAGATCAGGTTTGTGAGGTTATGGAAGCGGGGATAAAGCGGGGAGTCTATACGAGAGGCTCCGGCGGTAACTTTCCAAGAAACGTCGCCATATCTCCCTTGTCCGGTGTGGAAAAAGGAGAAGCATTTGATGTATCTCCTTACGCATTGGCTGTGGGAGACCATTTCCTGCAAAAGATTTATACCTACAAGCTTCCAAGAAAATTAAAGGTATCCTTCTCAAACAATGCAGAAGATGAGTCACATGCAGGGGCGGTTGATTTGGGATTTGTTGCTGTAATAGAAGATGGTAAGGAGTATTTTAAGGTTTACGTGGCAGGCGGACTTGGAAGAAATTCAAAGCTTGGATTAGAATATCCAGAATTGATTCAGCCAGAAGATGTATTATACCATGTGGAAGCAGCTACACGGATTTTCATGAGTGAGGGAGATTATCAGAATAAAAATAAAGCTCGCATGAGATATATTGTGGATCGAATGGGAGCAGAAGAATTTATGAAATGCTATAAAGAGCATTTAAAAGATGTGAAAGAGAAGGAAGTTCTTACGCTTTCCATCGACAAGAAGGATTACAACAAGGCAGGCGTAAAAACAGACGTTAAAAGCAGTCGTTTGACAGAACAAAAGCAGGAAGGATTATACTGCGTCTATGTTCATCCAGTTGGAGGCCAGTTATCACTAGATGATTTAAAGCTTATGATAGAATTATTAAAGGATATTCCGGAAGCCGAGATGAGACTTGCAATGAGCGAAGGCTTTTATATCAGGAATTTAAACGGACCGGAAGCAGAAAAAGTCTTAGACCTTACAAAGCATATTGGTGGAGAGACCCGTTTGGAGAGATCTGTTGCCTGTATTGGCGTACCTACCTGTCAGATCGGGATTTTAGAAAGTCAGGAAACATTAAAAGAGGTAATTGCCTATTTTAAGGAAAAGAACTTTACAGAGGATGTCCTGCCTCAAATACATATCTCAGGCTGCCCTAATTCCTGTAGTGCCCATGAAATCGGAGTCATTGGCTTTTGCGGGAAAAAGCTGAACGTACAGGGAGAAGTAAAGGATGCCTTTGAATTGCATTTAGGAGGAAAGCTTGGTGTGGGTGAAGCAAAGCTGGCTGATTACTGCGGAGACATTACAAGGGAGAACCTTCCTGAATTTTTATATGAGATTGGTTTAGACCTTATAAAGACAAAGAAGGAATTCTATCACTGGCTGGAAGATTGCAAGCCGCAGGTTGAGGGAATTTTAGACAGATATATGATAAAGTAA
- a CDS encoding alpha/beta hydrolase fold domain-containing protein, whose protein sequence is MRSLQSMVVEGLIKIIMRQADPTTYMEKRRKENASPYVLPVNSQKKYRIKKLSSYSLDTYMLKSASNPDKRQILFLPGGGYIEQPLLWHWRFLYQLSQKLNGTITVPIYPKAPNHQYKESFDKVLPIYKDLLTKTSPENIVIMGDSAGGGFALAFCQLLLKEGISQPGNIILLSPWLDIALRNPQIAPMIKMEPMLNLKLLRMAGKAYAGDTDTSDYLLSPINGPINGLGKISLFIGTHEFFLPDARKFKMLAKKQNVSINYFEYPKMNHVFPVLPIPEARLAMKQIINIIEGNQIT, encoded by the coding sequence ATGAGAAGTTTACAAAGTATGGTTGTGGAAGGATTAATTAAAATAATTATGAGACAGGCCGATCCCACCACTTACATGGAGAAAAGAAGGAAAGAAAACGCATCTCCCTATGTCCTTCCTGTTAATTCGCAGAAAAAATACAGAATAAAGAAGCTTAGTTCTTATTCATTGGACACTTATATGCTAAAGTCGGCCTCAAATCCAGATAAGAGACAAATTTTATTCCTGCCTGGCGGAGGATATATCGAGCAGCCGCTCCTGTGGCATTGGCGCTTTTTATACCAATTATCTCAAAAACTAAATGGAACTATTACGGTCCCCATCTATCCCAAAGCACCGAATCATCAATATAAGGAGTCCTTTGATAAGGTTCTCCCCATTTATAAGGATTTATTAACAAAGACGTCCCCAGAAAACATTGTGATTATGGGAGACTCTGCCGGAGGAGGCTTTGCACTGGCCTTTTGTCAATTACTATTAAAGGAAGGAATCTCGCAGCCAGGCAACATCATACTTCTGTCCCCCTGGCTGGACATTGCTTTACGTAATCCACAAATTGCACCTATGATAAAAATGGAACCTATGCTGAATCTTAAACTTTTAAGAATGGCCGGCAAGGCGTATGCTGGAGATACTGACACGAGTGATTACTTATTAAGCCCAATTAATGGCCCAATCAATGGTCTTGGAAAAATCTCATTGTTTATCGGTACCCACGAATTCTTTCTGCCTGATGCCCGAAAATTTAAAATGCTGGCAAAAAAGCAGAATGTTTCTATTAATTACTTTGAATATCCCAAAATGAATCATGTTTTCCCTGTCCTCCCGATTCCAGAGGCCAGGCTTGCTATGAAGCAAATAATAAATATCATAGAAGGAAATCAAATAACGTAA
- a CDS encoding FAD-dependent oxidoreductase: protein MSELRPKIVKLAKMVGGIAGVMNKIDENSPEYYSLNCVVTDDMADIAMIIGLRKPRTFEYIAKRSGKSKKETKSLLEQLAITGVAKVWKDKEDHKERFFVNIFAPGMLEMMVNNREQLNKHPEIGKAFEEYTRLRLAPMAAKFPQGMAMMRVIPVEEAIKDIPGTKPWERLSYYLDKYDTFSVSDCSCRQSRRVMNEGCGHLEQEICIQMGEGAEYYIKTGRGRKISREEAKELIQFAENNGLMHEMPHTDGLGESAAICNCCGCSCFSLRLATLFNTPDAIRSNFTAKIKKENCVACGQCVEHCPVNALKLGQKLCSKTPITIKAEPTARDHIWKESNWNVDYRENREDVTEEGTSPCKTACPAHISVQGYIKLAAHGRYQEALELIKKENPFPAVCGRICPHGCESECTRGDIDEPVSIDEIKKFIADKELDGSIRYIPPMRYHLGNKIAVVGSGPSGLSCAYYLAIDGYQVTVFEKEGKLGGMLSLGIPAFRLEKDVLHAEIDVLKEMGVSFQTGIEVGKDVTLQELRKEGYEAFYLAIGAQGGRSLSIEGEEALGVISGVDFLRDVNLGRKAELSGHVVVIGGGNVAMDVARTGVRQGADFLDLYCLESPGEMPALPEEIEEAKEDNVIFHNGWGPKRILTEDGKVSGIEFKRCLRVFDENKHFSPQYDEDDTLTVKADAVLISIGQSIAWGGLLIDSKVGFHKGGTAKADNLTLQTLEPDVFVGGDCFTGPKYAIHAIAAGKEAAISIHRYVQPGQSLVFGRDRREFHAFDKNNVAIGLQDFDMTPRQRAGHSSEKKGSFQDERMTFTEEQLKRETERCLGCGAVEIDPYMCLGCGMCTTKCKFDAIHLERTYDTIPNTYEKLPVKIAANAIVRTGKIAKATLKESVGSRG from the coding sequence ATGAGTGAATTAAGACCTAAAATTGTAAAGCTGGCTAAGATGGTAGGTGGCATTGCCGGAGTCATGAATAAAATTGATGAGAATTCTCCTGAATACTACTCTCTGAACTGTGTTGTAACAGATGATATGGCTGACATAGCTATGATTATCGGACTGCGTAAACCTCGAACGTTTGAATATATTGCAAAGCGTTCGGGAAAGAGCAAAAAGGAAACGAAATCTTTGTTGGAGCAGCTGGCCATAACTGGTGTGGCTAAAGTGTGGAAGGATAAGGAAGACCACAAAGAAAGGTTTTTTGTAAATATATTTGCACCTGGTATGCTGGAAATGATGGTAAATAACCGGGAACAGCTAAATAAACACCCTGAGATCGGAAAAGCCTTTGAAGAGTACACCAGACTGCGGCTTGCACCCATGGCAGCAAAATTTCCTCAGGGAATGGCTATGATGCGTGTGATCCCAGTGGAAGAGGCCATCAAAGATATCCCTGGAACAAAGCCTTGGGAACGCCTTTCCTATTATCTGGATAAATACGACACTTTTTCGGTCTCTGACTGCTCCTGCCGCCAGTCACGCCGTGTCATGAATGAGGGCTGCGGTCATCTGGAACAGGAAATCTGCATTCAGATGGGAGAAGGAGCCGAATATTACATAAAAACGGGAAGAGGACGTAAAATCTCACGGGAAGAAGCAAAAGAATTGATTCAATTTGCAGAAAATAATGGTCTGATGCATGAAATGCCCCATACCGATGGACTGGGAGAATCGGCGGCAATTTGTAACTGCTGCGGCTGCTCCTGCTTTTCTTTAAGGCTTGCAACCCTTTTTAACACGCCAGATGCCATACGTTCCAATTTCACGGCAAAGATAAAGAAAGAAAATTGTGTAGCCTGCGGACAATGTGTGGAGCATTGTCCAGTAAACGCGTTAAAGCTTGGACAAAAGCTTTGCTCCAAAACCCCGATAACCATAAAAGCAGAACCTACCGCCCGGGATCATATCTGGAAGGAAAGCAACTGGAATGTGGATTATCGGGAAAATCGGGAAGATGTAACAGAAGAAGGAACGTCTCCCTGTAAAACTGCCTGCCCGGCACATATTTCGGTACAGGGTTATATAAAGCTTGCTGCTCATGGCCGTTACCAGGAAGCGCTGGAGCTTATTAAGAAAGAAAATCCATTTCCAGCGGTCTGCGGGCGGATTTGTCCCCATGGTTGTGAAAGTGAATGCACCCGGGGAGATATTGATGAACCTGTTTCCATTGATGAAATCAAAAAATTCATTGCAGATAAGGAACTAGATGGCTCCATACGATATATCCCGCCTATGCGCTATCATCTTGGCAATAAAATTGCAGTGGTGGGCTCCGGACCTTCCGGCCTTTCCTGTGCATATTACCTGGCAATTGATGGTTATCAGGTCACGGTATTTGAAAAGGAAGGAAAGCTTGGCGGTATGCTCTCCCTGGGTATTCCGGCCTTCCGTTTGGAAAAAGACGTTCTTCATGCGGAAATCGATGTTCTTAAAGAGATGGGCGTTTCCTTTCAAACAGGAATTGAAGTGGGTAAGGATGTTACGCTTCAAGAGCTGAGGAAAGAAGGGTATGAAGCCTTTTATCTGGCAATCGGTGCACAGGGAGGCAGAAGTCTTTCCATCGAAGGGGAGGAGGCTTTGGGTGTAATCTCCGGCGTTGATTTCCTTCGGGATGTAAACCTTGGAAGAAAGGCAGAACTATCTGGCCATGTAGTTGTAATTGGAGGCGGTAATGTAGCCATGGATGTTGCACGTACAGGGGTTAGGCAAGGAGCAGACTTTTTGGATCTTTATTGCCTGGAAAGTCCCGGTGAGATGCCGGCATTACCGGAGGAAATTGAAGAAGCCAAGGAAGATAACGTTATTTTTCATAATGGCTGGGGCCCTAAGCGCATTCTGACAGAAGATGGTAAGGTAAGCGGTATAGAATTTAAGCGCTGCCTCCGTGTGTTCGATGAAAACAAACATTTCAGTCCACAATACGATGAAGATGATACCCTGACCGTAAAAGCGGATGCTGTCCTGATCTCCATCGGTCAGTCCATTGCATGGGGCGGTCTTCTAATAGACAGTAAGGTGGGGTTTCATAAGGGCGGTACTGCAAAAGCAGACAATCTGACCTTACAGACGTTGGAACCGGATGTATTTGTCGGCGGTGATTGCTTTACCGGCCCTAAATATGCAATTCATGCCATAGCAGCAGGAAAAGAAGCTGCAATCTCCATTCACCGTTATGTACAGCCGGGACAGTCTCTGGTATTTGGCCGTGACCGCCGGGAATTTCATGCTTTTGATAAGAATAATGTTGCCATTGGCTTACAGGATTTTGATATGACGCCTCGTCAAAGAGCGGGCCATTCCTCTGAGAAAAAAGGGAGCTTTCAGGATGAACGTATGACCTTTACCGAGGAGCAGCTAAAAAGAGAGACGGAACGCTGCCTTGGCTGCGGTGCAGTTGAAATCGACCCTTATATGTGTCTGGGGTGTGGCATGTGTACCACGAAGTGTAAATTTGATGCCATTCATTTGGAACGAACCTATGACACGATTCCCAATACGTATGAAAAACTTCCGGTAAAGATTGCAGCCAATGCAATTGTACGTACCGGGAAGATTGCGAAAGCCACCCTCAAAGAAAGCGTTGGCAGTCGGGGATAG